In Camarhynchus parvulus chromosome 28, STF_HiC, whole genome shotgun sequence, the following proteins share a genomic window:
- the NDUFA11 gene encoding NADH dehydrogenase [ubiquinone] 1 alpha subcomplex subunit 11 → MAGYWDGPEGEQCPQRTWLATRVGAAAGLVGAAYRIILLRPGSALAALQTAAADSVTMATLGAVFGLSTCLSAQVREEPEDPLNYFIGGCASGAVLGVRAHSYLTGTTACLGFGITAALMKIGNKEGWRLTGPPKL, encoded by the exons ATGGCGGGCTATTGGGACGGGCCCGAGGGCGAGCAGTGCCCGCAGCGCACCTGGCTCGCCACGCGCGTGGGCGCGGCCGCGG GCTTGGTCGGGGCGGCGTATCGCATCATCCTGCTGCGGCCCGGCTCGGCTCTGGCCGCACTGCAGACGGCAGCGGCGGACAGTGTCACGATGG CTACACTGGGAGCTGTGTTTGGCTTAAGTACCTGTCTCAGTGCCCAAGTCCGGGAAGAGCCAGAGGATCCTTTGAACTATTTCATAGGCGGCTGTGCATCAGGAGCTGTCTTGGGAGTGAGAG CTCACAGTTACCTCACTGGCACCACAGCATGTCTGGGGTTCGGAATCACTGCAGCTCTCATGAAGATCGGTAACAAGGAGGGCTGGAGACTGACAGGACCTCCCAAGCTGTAA